The segment ATAGTTGGGAAGATACACTAACAGGAAATATCGTTTCAACGAGTAGATATTATCAAACAAATAAATCTCAATATTTGCATGTTTCCCTCATTGATACCAACGGATGCGTGGGTGATGCTTATGTGAACGCTTTTCATAATGCTCCCGTAAAATCATCGTTAGCTTCTAATAATTATCAGTGCGAATATGACTCGATACTTTTAGCAACAAAAGGTCTCGATTCTGCTATTTGGACAAAATTGGGTGATAGCACTATAGTATATAATGGAACCAATTACACCATGAAATTTGATTCCACCACAACCTTAGTTATATTTGGATATAATACAAACGCAAGCCTTACTTGCAGCGGATATGATACAACTATCATAACCGTAGTTCCAAAGCCAAGCATCCTGCTCACACCAATTTATTATACTTGCAAAGGTTATAATACCACGCTAAGTGCAAGCGGTAAGCAAAACTATTCCTATAAATGGAATACAGGAGATACCACATATAATACCAAAGCTTCCTTGTCTGGATACTATGGAGTACTGGCCACGGATACCTTCGGTTGTAAGGATACCGCAACCACCGAGTTGAAAAATTTCCCTTCACAATCCGTTTCAATAAATATAGCCAACGATACTTTAATTGCCAATAATTCCAATTTTGCGATATACGATTGGTATTATAATAGTAACTATGATACTACCACCAATATACCTTGGAGATACATCACTCAGACTGGAGATTACACACTCAAAGCAACAGATACCAATGGTTGCGTAGTGACCGCAAACACATTAACAATAAAAACCCTCAAAAGCGGAATTTATACTGTTCCAAATGCTTACGGAATTAAGGTTTATCCCAATCCCTCCACAGGAATATATATTATAGAAACACCCTTTATAATTAATGATATAATGATTTATGATTTAACGGGCAGGGCGATAAATAATACTTCTGCTAATAATAAAACGATTGATTTGAGTGCACAGCCCGAGGGGATTTATTTATTGCAAATCAATAAAAATATTTGGGTTAAGTTGGGGAAATTATGATAAAACTGATATGGCCTATCTTTGCAAACTGATTAGCAATGATATTTACCGATACCCACTCCCATTTATATTCCACCCAGTTCGATAACGACATTGATGAAGTAGTTGCCAAAGCCCTAGAAGCTGGGATTAAAAGAGTATTCTTGCCCAATGTAGATTTGGAAAGTATTGACCAACTTAAAAAACTCACTGCAAAATATCCCGATATGATGAAACCCATGATGGGCCTGCACCCCTGCGAAGTGAAGGAAAACTATAAGGAGGTTCTCGATATAATATATAATGAATATAACACTGGCAATTATATAGCTGTGGGCGAAATAGGAATGGATTTGTATTGGGATAAAACCACCGAAGCAATTCAAGCAGATGCATTTATTACCCAATGCAAATGGGCCGCAGCAAGTAATCATGCAGTATCTATTCATTGCCGTGAAGCGATTGCACTTACTATCGAACTTTTGCAAAAGGAAAAAATACAAGGACTAAAAGGAGTGTTTCACTGCTTTGGGGGTTCGTTGGAACAAGCCAAAGAGGTTATAGAAATGGGGTTTATGCTGGGCATAGGGGGAGTGGTCACCTATAAAAATACCCATTTGAGAGAAACTTTAACACAGATAGATTTGAAGCATATTGTTATTGAAACCGACTCTCCCTATTTGGCCCCTGTGCCCTACCGTAGCAAGCGTAACGACACTATATACCTAATTGAAACTGCCAAAATTTTGGCAGGTGTTTATGGCTTAACTTTAGCAGAAATTGCACAGGCAACTACCGCAAACTCCATAGAAATATTTGGTTGTTAGTACTAATTACCTAAAACGGTTTTATTTTTGCAAACTGTCGTTTTCATTTTTAAAAATACAAACACTTATGAAGAAAATATTTTTTACTATTGCCATTGTATGCTGCGGCTTATTAGCCCAAGCACAATTTGACACGCCACCCAAAGAATCTGCCGATACCATGATGGGCATATCAGGGCAGAGTATCTACCACAAATATATTATTGAAATTGTAGGTAATAAAAAAGATACCATCCATGTGTTCGATTCCGCTAAAATAAGACTGCCCTTGCCAAGCGAATATTACTTTGTGAGGGTATATCGCGTAAACTTTAAAGGCGAACTTAAAGACTATCGGGTTACCAAATTTAATTTGGTATTTAGCAACGAAAGCGGCTTGAACACCACTATGCGTTCTAATAACAAATGGATGGAAGACCCTTTGCTATCTACTTTTAAAGAAGGCCGACCAGGCAGCGTGGTTTCTATTGGGGAAATAATGATAGAAGATGAAAGCAATAAACATAGAGATGTAGGTAGTTACCAGCTATTTTACTATTGAACTATTATATAAATTGAAGCGGAGAAATAACCGATGGGCCATAAATACAGTGAGTACGACAAAATAGATTTTCCTAAATTTGAGCAAGAAATATTAGCATTTTGGAAAGAGCAGGGGGTTTTTAAAAAATCTGTTGAGAACAGAAACGGTAGCGAAAATTTTATTTTTTACGAAGGGCCACCTTCAGCCAATGGCCTACCGGGCATACATCACGTAATGGCCCGGGCAGTGAAGGATACCTTTTGCCGTTACAAAACTTTGCAAGGCTATAAGGTTGACCGCAAAGGTGGTTGGGATACCCACGGCCTTCCGGTCGAATTGCAAGTTGAAAAAGAATTGGGAATTACCAAAGAAGATATTGGCCGACTTGATAGACCCAAAGGAATATCTATAAAAGACTATAACCAAAAATGCCGCGAAACAGTGATGCGTTACAAAAGTGTGTGGAACGACCTTACTGAACGCATGGGTTATTGGGTCGATTTGGACAATCCCTATATTACTTACGAAAACAATTATATAGAAAGTCTTTGGCATTTGCTCAAGATGTTGTATGATAAAGATTTATTATATAAAGGTTATACCATACAACCTTATAGTCCCGCTGCAGGCACAGGTTTAAGCAGCCATGAACTAAACCAACCGGGCACTTACAAAATGCTGAAAGACATGACTGCTGTGGCTATGTTTGCTGTTACTGAGAAAATAAATTTACCCTATAACAATACCGAAAATTTACCTTTATATATTTTAGCATGGACTACCACACCATGGACTTTACCCAGCAATACCGCACTAGCCATTGGTGAGAAAATAAAATATGTCTTTGTTAAAACATATAATACTTTCACCGCTGAAAAACAGATAGTAGTTTTAGCAAAAGATCTATGTGGCAAATACTTCCCTGAAAAAAATGCAGAACTCAAATTTGAAGATTATAAGGAAGGTGATAAAAATATCCCTTTTGAAGTAATTGCAGAATGCGATGGTAAAGATTTGAAAGGAATTAAATACGAACAATTGTTGCCGTATACCCAGCCCGATAGTGAAAAGAAATTTGAGGTAATAGCAGGCGATTTTGTAACTACAGAAGACGGAACAGGTATCGTGCATATCGCTCCCAGCTTTGGTGCCGATGACTTTAGAGTGGCCAAACAAAATAATATTGGTGCACTCACTTTGGTAGACAGAAGAGGAAAATTTACAGAGGAAGTTTCTGACTTTGCCAATGAATATGTAAAAGAGCAATACCTAACCGAAGACGAAAAAAAATCGGAAATAGAAAGACTTAAAAATTTACCCGAAACTTCGGAGCTGAATAAACTCATCAAACAAATTGTTGAACGTAGCAATGATTATTTGAGCGTTGATGATAGAATAGTTTTGAAACTACAATTAGAAGGAAAACTTTTCAAAAAAGAAAAATACGAACATACCTATCCGCATTGCTGGCGTACCGATAAACCAATATTATATTATCCTTTGGATAGTTGGTTTATAAAAACAACTGCAAAAAAAGACAGGCTAATAGAACTCAATAAAACCATTAACTGGAAACCCAAATCAACAGGTGAAGGAAGGTTTGGAAACTGGTTAGAGAATTTGCAAGATTGGAATTTGTCTCGCTCCAGATATTGGGGAACGCCTTTGCCTATTTGGAGAACGGAAGATGGAACCGAAGAGAAATGTATTGGTTCGATGGAAGAGTTGAAAAGTGAGTTAGCAAAGGCTAGTGCTGCAGGAATTAAAACTCCCACAGAAATCTCAGATTTACATCGCCCCTATGTTGATGATATTATATTAGTTTCTCCTTTGGGCAAACCCATGAAACGCGAAGCCGACCTCCTAGACGTATGGTTCGATAGCGGTGCCATGCCTTATGCACAGTGGCATTGGCCTTTTGAGAACAAAGACAAATTCGAGCATTCTTTTCCTGCCGATTTTATAGCCGAAGGTGTGGATCAAACACGTGGATGGTTCTTTACTTTGCATGCATTAAGTACTTTGTTGTTCGACAGTGTTGCGTATAAAAATGTAATTTCAAATGGATTGGTGCTCGACAAAAAAGGCGAAAAAATGTCGAAGTCGAAAGGCAATGTAGAGGATCCTTTTATATTGATGGACAAATATGGTATCGATGCTTTGCGTTGGTACATGATGTTCAATACCGACCCTTGGGATAATCTGAAATTTGATACAGATGGTGTGGAAGAAGTGCAACGCAAATTCTTCGGTACATTATATAATATATATGGCTTTTTTGCCTTGTATGCCAATATCGATAATTTTACTTACGCCGAGGCTGAAGTGCCATTGGATAAGCGTCCTGAAATAGACCAATGGGTTTTGTCATTGCTTAATTCTTTGGCAGCCGATGTACAAAAAAACATGGACGATTATGAGCCCACCAAAGCTACCCGTTTAATATATGATTTCGTAACCGAGCATCTCAGCAATTGGTACGTAAGGCTTTGCCGCCGCCGTTTTTGGAAAGGCGATTATAGCGAAGATAAAGTTGCAGCTTACCAAACATTATATACTTGTTTAGAAACCGTAGCCATCTTAATATCGCCCATTGCTCCATTTTATGCAGATAAGCTATTTAAGGATTTGAATGCCGTGAGTGGCCGTAAAGCTAGCGAATCAGTTCATCTAGTTGATTTCCCTGCGGTAAATACTAGTTATATAAACAAAGGATTGGAACTCAGAATGCAATTGGCACAAGATGTATCAAGTTTGGTATTGAGCATTCGCAAAAAAGCCAATATTCGTGTGCGTCAACCTTTGCAAAGAGTAGTAATCCCTGTGCTGAATGCAGAACTGGCAAACAACTTAGAACTTGTAAAAGATTTGATTGCCAGCGAAGTGAACGTGAAAAGCATAGAAACTGTTACCGAAGAAAATCTAAAATTCAATAAAAAAATAAAAGCTAACTTCAAAATATTGGGAGCCAAACTTGGCCCTCAAATGAAACTTGCCGCCAATGCTATAGCTGCGATGGGACAAGTTGAAATTAACCAATTGGAACAACAGGGTTTTTTTAATTTGAATTTAGATGGCGAGGATTATGCTTTGCAAATCAGCGAAGTAGAAATATTATCAGAAGATGTTCCAGGTTGGCAAGTTGCTTCCAATGGTCGCTTAACAGTGGCATTAGATATCCACATCAGTGCTGACTTGAAACTTGAAGGCTTGGCCAGAGAGCTTGTAAACCGCTTGCAAAATCAGCGTAAAACACAAGGCTTCGATGTAACCGACAGGGTAATTGTCCACATACTACCTAATGACACTTTACAACAAGTGGTAGAAAAACATGGGGCTTATATTTGCAACGAAATTCTAGCAGAAAAGCTATTGTTCAATGAAAAAATACCTGAATCAATAGAAGTTGATCTGGAAGATTTTAAAACAGCAGTGAAGATAGAACTTTTCAAAAATTAGTAACACAAATTTATAATATGGCCAACCACGACAATGAAATGAGACGCTACAGCGATGTAGACTTGAATATTTTCCAAGAGTTAATTAACTCAAAACTGGTAGTAGCCCGCCAAGAACTTTCACGCCTTAGCGACCAACTTAAAAACTCTAATGCCAATGGTACTGATGATACTGCCGGTGGTTATAGCAATATTGATGATGGTAGTAAGACTTTAGAGAAAGAGCAGTTGGGTATTATGGCTCAACGTGCCAAAAAATTTATCGAGAACTTAGAGAACGCCTTGATTCGTATCCAAAATAAAACCTATGGAATTTGCAGGGTTACGGGCAATCTGATTCCCAAAGAAAGATTAATGGCAGTGCCACATGCTACCTTAAGCATTGAAGCCAAAAATAACCAATACAGATAATTTCGGATGAAGAGATTTGCAAGCCCCATTGCGGTAATTGCACTAGTGGTTATTCTAGACCAGTGGTTTAAATATTATATAAAAACAAATTTTGTTTTAGGCGAAGAAGTTAAAATATTGGGCGATTGGTTTCGGCTATATTTTGTAGAGAATGAAGGCATGGCTTTCGGCTTAACCTTTGGCGGCGACAACAACGAAATAGGGAAATATATACTCACTTTTTTACGTATCGTGTTGGTGTTTGGCGGGTTTTGGTATTTATATCGTACCATTACCGCACAAAAACACTGGGGTTTTATAACATGTGTGAGTTTGATTATTGCAGGTGCCATTGGCAATATTATAGATAGTATATTTTATGGGGTTTGCTTTGCCGATATCAACACTTACGACGGCAGCTATTTCCAAGGCCATGTGGTCGACATGCTTTATTTCCCTATG is part of the Bacteroidota bacterium genome and harbors:
- a CDS encoding TatD family hydrolase, coding for MIFTDTHSHLYSTQFDNDIDEVVAKALEAGIKRVFLPNVDLESIDQLKKLTAKYPDMMKPMMGLHPCEVKENYKEVLDIIYNEYNTGNYIAVGEIGMDLYWDKTTEAIQADAFITQCKWAAASNHAVSIHCREAIALTIELLQKEKIQGLKGVFHCFGGSLEQAKEVIEMGFMLGIGGVVTYKNTHLRETLTQIDLKHIVIETDSPYLAPVPYRSKRNDTIYLIETAKILAGVYGLTLAEIAQATTANSIEIFGC
- the ileS gene encoding isoleucine--tRNA ligase, producing MGHKYSEYDKIDFPKFEQEILAFWKEQGVFKKSVENRNGSENFIFYEGPPSANGLPGIHHVMARAVKDTFCRYKTLQGYKVDRKGGWDTHGLPVELQVEKELGITKEDIGRLDRPKGISIKDYNQKCRETVMRYKSVWNDLTERMGYWVDLDNPYITYENNYIESLWHLLKMLYDKDLLYKGYTIQPYSPAAGTGLSSHELNQPGTYKMLKDMTAVAMFAVTEKINLPYNNTENLPLYILAWTTTPWTLPSNTALAIGEKIKYVFVKTYNTFTAEKQIVVLAKDLCGKYFPEKNAELKFEDYKEGDKNIPFEVIAECDGKDLKGIKYEQLLPYTQPDSEKKFEVIAGDFVTTEDGTGIVHIAPSFGADDFRVAKQNNIGALTLVDRRGKFTEEVSDFANEYVKEQYLTEDEKKSEIERLKNLPETSELNKLIKQIVERSNDYLSVDDRIVLKLQLEGKLFKKEKYEHTYPHCWRTDKPILYYPLDSWFIKTTAKKDRLIELNKTINWKPKSTGEGRFGNWLENLQDWNLSRSRYWGTPLPIWRTEDGTEEKCIGSMEELKSELAKASAAGIKTPTEISDLHRPYVDDIILVSPLGKPMKREADLLDVWFDSGAMPYAQWHWPFENKDKFEHSFPADFIAEGVDQTRGWFFTLHALSTLLFDSVAYKNVISNGLVLDKKGEKMSKSKGNVEDPFILMDKYGIDALRWYMMFNTDPWDNLKFDTDGVEEVQRKFFGTLYNIYGFFALYANIDNFTYAEAEVPLDKRPEIDQWVLSLLNSLAADVQKNMDDYEPTKATRLIYDFVTEHLSNWYVRLCRRRFWKGDYSEDKVAAYQTLYTCLETVAILISPIAPFYADKLFKDLNAVSGRKASESVHLVDFPAVNTSYINKGLELRMQLAQDVSSLVLSIRKKANIRVRQPLQRVVIPVLNAELANNLELVKDLIASEVNVKSIETVTEENLKFNKKIKANFKILGAKLGPQMKLAANAIAAMGQVEINQLEQQGFFNLNLDGEDYALQISEVEILSEDVPGWQVASNGRLTVALDIHISADLKLEGLARELVNRLQNQRKTQGFDVTDRVIVHILPNDTLQQVVEKHGAYICNEILAEKLLFNEKIPESIEVDLEDFKTAVKIELFKN
- a CDS encoding TraR/DksA C4-type zinc finger protein; its protein translation is MANHDNEMRRYSDVDLNIFQELINSKLVVARQELSRLSDQLKNSNANGTDDTAGGYSNIDDGSKTLEKEQLGIMAQRAKKFIENLENALIRIQNKTYGICRVTGNLIPKERLMAVPHATLSIEAKNNQYR
- a CDS encoding lipoprotein signal peptidase yields the protein MKRFASPIAVIALVVILDQWFKYYIKTNFVLGEEVKILGDWFRLYFVENEGMAFGLTFGGDNNEIGKYILTFLRIVLVFGGFWYLYRTITAQKHWGFITCVSLIIAGAIGNIIDSIFYGVCFADINTYDGSYFQGHVVDMLYFPMVNGHFPSWFPFWGSEAFTFFSPIFNIADSAISLGVITIIICQKVFFKEEKVVEDTIEPSNDSPEVSVEENI